In Tachysurus vachellii isolate PV-2020 chromosome 12, HZAU_Pvac_v1, whole genome shotgun sequence, the following are encoded in one genomic region:
- the mfsd10 gene encoding major facilitator superfamily domain-containing protein 10: MAGEKSSPEETFSSRVNRMVFLALLLDLLGFTVILPLLPSILDHYSQTGDSVYLSLQSIVDWFRGIVGIPLERKYTSVLFGGLIGSLYSLLQFICSPVIGAASDQYGRRPLLLLTTVGLIFSYILWAVSHSFSVFLLSRVVGGICKGNVSLCTAVVADLPCPKARNRGMAMIGVAFSLGFTLGPLMGAYFALRPVDTELFYQGPALLAVFFSVADLIFIFYMLPETLNKGTSEHTSVQETGDLLNPVALFNFSAVTRTKTPPSKQRMGNLKVLGLVYFTYLFLFSGLEFTLSFLTHQRFQFSSMQQGKMFFFIGITMATFQGGYARRIQPAQQIQTVRMAILLLIPAFILLGIAWNLIMLYVSLFLYSFAAAIVVPCLSAQVSGHGTASQKGTVMGILRSLGALARALGPVMASSVYWLAGAELCFIISSTLFIVPLLLLHQIEEHKED, translated from the exons ATGGCGGGAGAGAAGAGCTCTCCAGAGGAAACATTCTCTTCCAGAGTCAATCGGATGGTGTTTCTTGCTCTCCTTCTTGACCTGCTGGGGTTCACAGTAATCCTCCCCCTTCTCCCTTCCATCTTGGATCACTACAGTCAAACAGGG gATAGTGTGTATCTGTCACTACAAAGCATTGTGGACTGGTTCCGAGGCATTGTAGGAATTCCTTTGGAAAGAAAATACACCAGTGTACTTTTTGGAG GTCTGATTGGCTCACTCTACTCATTGCTGCAGTTCATTTGCTCTCCTGTGATAGGAGCTGCATCTGATCAGTATGGCAGAAGACCGCTGCTACTTTTAACTACT GTTGGGCTGATTTTCTCCTACATTCTGTGGGCTGTTTCTCACAGCTTCAGTGTTTTTCTCCTGTCTCGTGTGGTGGGAGGAATCTGTAAGGGCAATGTCAGCCTCTGCACTGCTGTTGTTGCAGACCTGCCTTGCCCTAAAGCAAGAAACAGAGGGATG GCAATGATTGGTGTTGCCTTCTCTTTGGGTTTTACTTTGGGCCCGTTAATGGGAGCTTACTTTGCACTGAGACCGGTGGATACTGAGTTGTTTTATCAAGGCCCTGCTCTGCTAGcagttttcttttctgtagCAGACCTGATCTTCATTTTTTACATGCTTCCAGAGACTTTGAACAAg GGCACCTCGGAGCACACAAGCGTTCAGGAGACAGGAGACCTGCTCAACCCAGTGGCCCTTTTCAACTTCTCTGCTGTCACAAGAACAAAGACGCCACCTTCCAAACAAC GGATGGGCAACCTTAAGGTTCTAGGCTTGGTGTACTTCACATACCTCTTCCTTTTCTCTGGTCTTGAGTTCACACTCAGCTTCTTAACTCACCAGCGCTTCCAGTTCTCCAG catgCAACAGGGGAAGATGTTCTTTTTCATTGGaatcaccatggcaacattCCAGGGAGGATACGCACGCAGGATCCAACCAGCTCAGCAGATCCAGACAGTCCGCATG GCAATATTATTACTCATTCCAGCCTTCATACTCCTTGGAATAGCATGGAATTTAATAATGCTTTATGTCAGTCTGTTTCTCTATTCCTTTG CGGCTGCCATTGTTGTACCGTGTCTTTCAGCGCAAGTATCTGGTCACG GCACAGCAAGTCAGAAAGGTACAGTGATGGGGATCCTGCGTAGTCTGGGTGCATTGGCTCGAGCACTGGGTCCAGTTATGGCTTCCTCAG TGTACTGGCTTGCCGGTGCTGAGCTGTGCTTCATCATCAGTTCGACATTGTTTATTGTCCCATTGCTCCTACTGCACCAAATAGAGGAGCACAAAGAGGATtaa
- the coq2 gene encoding 4-hydroxybenzoate polyprenyltransferase, mitochondrial: MMCTKILKLLSSHPLRRLPSQACYTCFTTIHKDRRDFSTVSLASGACVIKRDFQKLRTGLSDIPHYCLNNKRSFSLSPAGIVNASPASVQPYLRLMRLDKPIGTWLLYLPCTWSIGLAADPGCLPDLHMLALFGTGALLMRGAGCTINDMWDRDFDKKVSRTAMRPIAAGQISQFQALVFLGGQLSLALGVLLCLNYYSIALGAASLSLVITYPLMKRITYWPQLVLGLTFNWGALLGWSAVMGSCDWSVCLPLYFSGVMWTLIYDTIYAHQDKEDDVKLGVKSTALRFQEHTKPWLSAFTVAMLSGLILAGTNANQTMPYYVAVSAVALHLAQQIYSLDISKPEDCWKKFASNRNLGLLLFLGIVLGNLWKRNNSQDETIKHAS, from the exons ATGATGTGTACCAAGATACTGAAACTTCTCAGCTCACATCCACTACGGAGACTTCCATCACAGGCTTGTTACACTTGTTTTACGACTATCCATAAGGACAGGAGAGATTTTAGTACAGTTTCACTTGCATCAGGAGCATGTGTTATCAAGAGAGACTTTCAGAAACTGAGAACGGGTTTGTCAGATATCCCTCACTATTGTCTTAACAACAAAAGATCTTTCAGCTTGAGTCCCGCAGGGATAGTAAATGCATCTCCGGCGTCTGTTCAGCCGTACCTCCGCTTAATGAGATTGGACAAACCAATTG GGACATGGCTGCTGTATCTGCCATGTACATGGAGTATCGGGCTGGCGGCAGACCCAGGCTGTCTGCCTGACCTACACATGCTTGCACTGTTTGGGACTGGAGCTTTGCTGATGAGAGGAGCAGGTTGTACTATCAATGACATGTGGGACAGAGACTTTGACAAAAAG GTGTCCCGGACAGCCATGCGACCCATCGCTGCAGGACAGATCTCTCAGTTCCAAGCGCTGGTCTTCCTGGGAGGTCAGTTAAGCTTAGCCCTTGGGGTGCTGCTGTGTCTCAACTATTACAG CATAGCCCTGGGTGCCGCTTCGTTATCGCTGGTCATCACCTACCCTTTAATGAAAAGAATAACATACTGGCCTCAGCTTGTCTTGG GGCTTACCTTTAACTGGGGAGCTTTGCTTGGCTGGTCAGCCGTGATGGGTTCATGCGactggtctgtgtgtctgcctctgtatTTCTCTGGTGTGATGTGGACGCTGATATATGACACCATCTATGCTCACCAG GACAAAGAGGATGATGTTAAGTTGGGTGTGAAGTCCACAGCTCTAAGGTTCCAGGAACACACCAAGCCCTGGTTGAGTGCTTTCACTGTGGCCATGTTGTCTGGATTAATCCTGGCAGGAACTAATGCAAACCAGACAATGCCGTACTATGTCGCCGTTTCTGCGGTTGCTCTTCATCTAGCGCAGCAG ATCTATTCTTTGGACATCAGCAAGCCTGAGGATTGCTGGAAGAAATTTGCTTCGAATCGTAATTTAGGACTTTTGTTATTCTTAGGAATTGTCCTTGGCAATTTGTGGAAGAGAAATAATAGTCAAGATGAAACTATTAAACATGCTTCCTAG